Proteins from one Staphylococcus saprophyticus subsp. saprophyticus ATCC 15305 = NCTC 7292 genomic window:
- the rsbW gene encoding anti-sigma B factor RsbW → MQFKQDYIEMRLPASAEYVSLIRLTLSGVFSRAGASYDDIEDAKIAVSEAVTNAVKHAYKDDYNQVGMINLCFEIFDDKIKIIISDQGDSFDYEETKAKLGPYKENENIDFLREGGLGLFLIESLMDEVTVDKQSGVTISMIKYIKKEQVRNNGERVEIS, encoded by the coding sequence ATGCAATTTAAACAAGATTATATAGAAATGCGTTTACCAGCATCCGCAGAATATGTAAGTTTAATTCGTTTGACATTATCCGGTGTATTTTCAAGAGCAGGTGCGTCATATGATGATATAGAAGATGCTAAAATTGCTGTCAGCGAAGCAGTGACTAATGCAGTGAAACACGCTTATAAAGATGATTACAATCAAGTGGGGATGATTAATCTTTGCTTCGAAATCTTCGATGATAAAATTAAAATTATTATTTCTGATCAAGGTGATAGTTTCGATTATGAAGAAACAAAAGCAAAATTAGGACCATATAAAGAAAATGAAAACATAGACTTCCTTAGAGAAGGCGGTTTGGGTCTGTTTTTAATTGAATCTTTAATGGATGAGGTTACAGTTGATAAACAATCAGGTGTGACAATCAGTATGATAAAGTATATTAAAAAAGAGCAGGTGCGAAATAATGGCGAGAGAGTCGAAATCAGTTAA
- a CDS encoding anti-sigma factor antagonist, translating into MKLNIETVTHDSHYEVKVGGELDVYTVPELEEVLVPMRQEGTHDIYVNLENVSYMDSTGLGLFVGTLKALNQNDKELYILGVSDRISRLFDITGLKDLMHVNEGTEVE; encoded by the coding sequence ATGAAGCTTAATATTGAGACTGTAACTCATGATTCACATTATGAGGTGAAAGTTGGCGGTGAACTGGATGTATATACAGTTCCTGAATTAGAAGAAGTCTTAGTTCCAATGAGACAAGAGGGAACACACGATATCTATGTGAATTTAGAAAATGTGAGTTACATGGATTCAACAGGATTAGGTTTATTTGTAGGTACATTAAAAGCATTAAACCAAAACGATAAAGAATTATATATATTAGGTGTTTCAGATCGAATAAGTCGTCTTTTTGATATAACTGGATTAAAAGATTTGATGCATGTTAATGAAGGAACGGAGGTCGAATAA